One stretch of Schlesneria sp. DSM 10557 DNA includes these proteins:
- the rplX gene encoding 50S ribosomal protein L24, whose protein sequence is MRMRKGDLVVVVTGDDASKTPRKVVRVLDGGERILVEGVNRVYKHVKKGHPSSPGGGRVPRDMPIASSNAMVYCSQCSKGVRVGTRVTADSRERYCKACKTSLGTIGRKKADA, encoded by the coding sequence ATGCGGATGCGTAAAGGTGATCTTGTGGTGGTTGTCACTGGCGATGATGCCAGTAAGACTCCGCGTAAGGTTGTGCGTGTGCTGGATGGCGGTGAGCGCATCCTCGTGGAAGGTGTGAATCGCGTCTACAAGCATGTCAAGAAGGGCCATCCGAGCAGCCCCGGAGGCGGACGTGTGCCTCGCGATATGCCAATTGCGAGCTCAAACGCGATGGTTTACTGCAGTCAGTGTAGTAAGGGCGTTCGGGTCGGGACGCGAGTCACTGCAGATTCACGAGAGCGATACTGCAAAGCGTGCAAGACATCACTGGGAACTATTGGTCGTAAGAAGGCTGACGCGTAG
- the rpsM gene encoding 30S ribosomal protein S13 — protein sequence MPRIQGVDLPNDKHVVVALQYIYGIGDWVAAEICFRLGIDPFLKASALTDETVSRITGLLDKDYLVEGQLRRTIQQNIARLRDIQSYRGLRHRRNLPVRGQRTRTNARTRKGVKKTVAGKKGVKDMKH from the coding sequence ATGCCGCGTATTCAGGGTGTGGATTTGCCGAACGACAAGCATGTCGTGGTGGCGTTGCAGTACATCTACGGCATCGGTGATTGGGTGGCGGCGGAGATCTGCTTCCGGTTGGGGATTGATCCCTTCCTGAAGGCGTCGGCGTTGACCGACGAGACCGTGTCCCGGATCACTGGATTGCTCGACAAGGACTACCTCGTTGAGGGTCAGCTCCGTCGTACGATTCAGCAGAACATCGCTCGTCTCCGAGATATTCAGAGCTATCGCGGACTTCGTCATCGCCGCAACCTGCCCGTTCGCGGTCAGCGTACACGCACTAACGCCCGCACGCGTAAGGGCGTTAAGAAGACGGTTGCCGGTAAGAAGGGCG
- the rpsH gene encoding 30S ribosomal protein S8: MITRIRNAVKNQSPFVNILDSKLNRSILDAMAREGYIWSHEALAEAKGVIRVTLKYAADGGAVVRHLQRVSRPGCRVYSTVDKLPQVLQGLGVCIVSTNKGVLSSREARQQRVGGEVLFVLW, from the coding sequence ATGATTACGAGAATTCGCAACGCGGTGAAGAACCAGAGCCCGTTTGTGAATATACTTGACTCCAAGCTCAATCGTTCCATCTTGGACGCGATGGCTCGTGAAGGTTACATTTGGAGCCACGAAGCGCTAGCCGAAGCCAAGGGCGTGATCCGTGTGACGTTGAAGTATGCTGCAGACGGTGGTGCGGTTGTGCGACACCTGCAGCGCGTCAGCCGGCCAGGTTGCCGGGTGTACTCGACCGTGGACAAGCTGCCACAGGTTTTGCAGGGACTCGGGGTTTGTATTGTTTCGACGAACAAGGGTGTATTGAGCAGTCGAGAGGCGCGTCAGCAGCGAGTCGGCGGCGAAGTGTTGTTCGTCCTTTGGTGA
- the secY gene encoding preprotein translocase subunit SecY, whose translation MLKHLRNVFSIPELRNRLLLTLVLLAVYRLGFSMPLPFVNQEALAESLSRQGGSGVGQMMSMLSLFSASNIGNLTIFGLGIMPYISASIIFQLLGTVYPPLEKLQKEGEAGRKKINEWTRYATVVICFIQSYFWIVVLSGGSGGSERIILPEFDNFYMRIICTVTMTAGSVLLMWIGEQIDEYGVGNGVSLLIMAGILSRLPTALGSLIAPAFKSGIGLGSSAGIDRLILLVVVFFGVVWWVVLITQATRKIPVQSAKHVRGNKVYGGRVDHLPLRLNQSGVMPIIFASSLLMFPWLAFKQLAALNIDFMGLGALFTKLESAFSNHGGFLYNVCYIALIFFFCYFWTAITFNPTEMASNLKDYGSFIPGYRPGDRTAAYLERVMTRVTYVGAAFLSLVAVIPTVISGLLNLDATVSSFYGGTGLLICVSVAIDLIHKIDSYLVARQQPGLLDVQE comes from the coding sequence ATGCTTAAGCACCTCCGCAACGTTTTTTCGATTCCCGAGCTTCGAAATCGGCTGCTGTTGACGCTGGTTCTGCTGGCGGTCTACCGGCTCGGGTTTTCGATGCCTCTGCCATTCGTCAACCAGGAAGCGCTGGCGGAAAGCCTGTCGCGCCAGGGTGGCAGTGGCGTTGGTCAGATGATGAGCATGTTGTCGCTGTTCTCAGCGTCTAACATCGGTAATCTGACCATCTTCGGTCTTGGCATCATGCCGTATATTTCGGCATCAATCATCTTCCAGTTGCTCGGGACGGTTTATCCCCCTCTCGAGAAGCTGCAGAAAGAGGGCGAGGCGGGTCGGAAGAAGATCAACGAGTGGACGCGCTATGCGACAGTGGTGATCTGCTTCATCCAGAGTTATTTCTGGATTGTTGTGCTTTCCGGTGGATCAGGCGGCAGTGAAAGAATCATTCTGCCTGAATTCGACAATTTCTACATGCGAATTATCTGCACGGTCACGATGACCGCCGGCAGCGTGTTGCTGATGTGGATCGGGGAACAGATTGACGAGTATGGCGTTGGCAACGGCGTGAGCTTGTTGATCATGGCCGGTATTCTCTCCCGTCTTCCGACAGCATTGGGAAGTTTGATTGCACCCGCATTCAAGAGTGGAATCGGGTTGGGGAGCTCTGCCGGGATTGACCGGTTGATTCTCCTCGTGGTCGTCTTCTTCGGTGTCGTCTGGTGGGTTGTGCTGATCACTCAGGCGACCCGCAAGATTCCTGTTCAAAGCGCGAAGCATGTGCGTGGAAATAAGGTCTATGGCGGCCGCGTCGATCATCTGCCATTGCGGCTTAACCAGTCGGGAGTGATGCCAATCATCTTCGCATCCAGCCTGCTCATGTTCCCCTGGCTTGCGTTTAAGCAGCTCGCTGCGTTGAATATTGATTTTATGGGTTTGGGGGCGCTATTCACGAAATTGGAGAGTGCTTTCTCGAATCACGGTGGGTTCCTCTACAATGTCTGCTACATCGCTCTGATTTTCTTTTTCTGCTATTTCTGGACGGCGATTACATTCAATCCCACGGAAATGGCGTCGAACCTGAAGGATTACGGGAGCTTCATCCCAGGTTACCGTCCTGGTGATCGCACGGCGGCGTATCTGGAGCGAGTGATGACCCGAGTGACCTACGTCGGGGCGGCATTCCTGTCCCTGGTGGCGGTCATTCCAACGGTGATTTCCGGACTGCTGAATCTCGATGCCACGGTTTCGAGTTTCTACGGCGGAACTGGCTTGTTGATTTGCGTTTCTGTGGCGATCGATTTGATTCACAAGATAGACAGCTACCTCGTGGCCCGCCAACAACCCGGGTTGCTTGACGTGCAGGAGTAG
- the rplR gene encoding 50S ribosomal protein L18: MNGQEIIATQRRRRQFRVRNRLKSGRPRLSVFRSGRHIYAQVIDDATGQTLASASSLDTALRGKVTSGGNCAGAEVIGREIAERALAKGIKAVSYDRGPYRFHGRLAKLAEAARAAGLDF; this comes from the coding sequence ATGAACGGTCAGGAAATCATCGCGACGCAACGTCGCCGTCGTCAGTTTCGGGTACGAAACCGACTGAAAAGCGGTCGTCCCCGCTTGTCTGTCTTCCGCAGCGGTCGTCACATTTACGCCCAGGTGATCGACGACGCGACCGGTCAGACGCTGGCATCGGCTTCGTCACTGGATACCGCGCTCCGTGGTAAGGTTACCAGCGGTGGCAACTGTGCCGGAGCAGAAGTGATTGGACGCGAGATCGCCGAACGGGCGCTGGCCAAAGGGATTAAGGCCGTTTCTTACGATCGTGGTCCTTACCGGTTCCACGGTCGACTGGCGAAGTTGGCAGAAGCAGCCCGTGCTGCTGGGTTGGATTTCTAA
- the rpsE gene encoding 30S ribosomal protein S5 produces the protein MAGDKSNSDSPERVVQIRRCACVVKGGRRFSFTALVVVGDGEGRVGYGYGKAVEVPLAVEKAVKAANRTMMRCPLTKNSIPHQVIGKYGSSLVMLMPANPGTGIIAGACVRAVAESLGLTDVLTKVRGSSNPINVIKATFDALKQLRSREEIGRLREVGV, from the coding sequence GTGGCGGGTGATAAATCAAATTCAGATTCCCCGGAACGCGTCGTCCAAATCCGGCGATGTGCTTGCGTGGTCAAAGGCGGACGTCGGTTCAGCTTTACCGCGCTTGTGGTTGTCGGGGACGGCGAAGGCCGCGTGGGATACGGCTACGGTAAAGCGGTTGAGGTTCCACTCGCGGTTGAGAAAGCTGTGAAGGCAGCCAACCGAACGATGATGCGATGCCCGCTGACCAAGAACTCGATCCCGCACCAGGTGATTGGCAAGTACGGTTCAAGCCTCGTCATGCTGATGCCAGCAAATCCCGGAACGGGGATTATCGCCGGCGCTTGCGTGCGGGCAGTGGCAGAATCGCTTGGTCTGACCGACGTGTTGACGAAGGTTCGTGGATCGAGCAACCCCATCAACGTCATCAAAGCGACGTTCGATGCGCTGAAACAATTGAGAAGCCGCGAAGAGATCGGTCGGCTGAGAGAGGTGGGTGTCTAA
- a CDS encoding type Z 30S ribosomal protein S14: MATAAHVVKANKKPKFSSRIEHRCQLCGRSRAVYRKFKLCRICFRNLALDGMIPGVKKASW, from the coding sequence ATGGCAACGGCAGCGCATGTTGTGAAGGCGAACAAGAAGCCGAAGTTCAGCTCGCGCATCGAACATCGATGCCAGTTGTGCGGACGTTCGCGAGCGGTGTATCGCAAGTTTAAGTTGTGCCGCATTTGCTTCAGAAATCTGGCGTTGGACGGGATGATTCCAGGGGTCAAGAAGGCGAGTTGGTGA
- the rplO gene encoding 50S ribosomal protein L15: protein MMIHDLGLETPRKKRKRVGRGIGSGHGKTSGRGHKGAGSRSGHKDRVGFEGGQMPLARRVAKRGFSNNQFAPNVAEINLKDLDKAFESDTVVDIAALRKAGLAPNGKVSVRILGFGELTKRLTVHANHFSRSAEAAIVAKGGRVERSLHSADYAG, encoded by the coding sequence ATGATGATTCACGATTTGGGGCTTGAAACCCCAAGGAAAAAGCGCAAGCGAGTTGGACGCGGTATTGGCTCTGGCCACGGCAAGACCTCGGGACGCGGGCACAAGGGTGCCGGCAGCCGGTCTGGCCATAAAGATCGCGTCGGGTTCGAGGGTGGTCAAATGCCACTCGCCCGCCGAGTCGCGAAGCGTGGTTTCTCGAACAATCAATTCGCTCCGAATGTTGCTGAGATCAATCTCAAAGATCTGGACAAAGCATTCGAGTCTGACACTGTCGTCGATATCGCCGCTCTGCGTAAGGCCGGCCTGGCACCAAACGGCAAGGTCTCCGTTCGGATCCTCGGATTTGGCGAGCTGACAAAGCGGCTGACCGTGCATGCGAACCACTTCTCGCGGTCTGCTGAAGCGGCAATCGTTGCCAAGGGTGGCCGAGTAGAGCGATCCTTGCACAGCGCAGATTATGCTGGATAA
- the rpmJ gene encoding 50S ribosomal protein L36 codes for MKVRASVKLICEGCKVVRRKGRVYIICSTNPRHKQRQG; via the coding sequence ATGAAGGTTCGTGCTAGCGTAAAGTTGATTTGCGAAGGCTGTAAGGTTGTCCGCCGCAAAGGTCGCGTATATATCATTTGCTCAACCAACCCACGCCATAAGCAGCGACAGGGTTAA
- the rplN gene encoding 50S ribosomal protein L14, with product MIQMQTMVNVADNTGAKTARCIKVLGSNRRYAGLGDIVVVAVQRALPNGGVGKKAVVKGVVVRTRKPYRRVDGSYIRFDANAIVLVDNDNNPRGTRIFGAVARELRDQRFMKIISLASEVV from the coding sequence ATGATTCAAATGCAGACAATGGTGAATGTGGCCGACAACACGGGCGCGAAAACCGCCCGCTGTATCAAGGTCCTCGGTTCAAATCGTCGCTATGCCGGCCTGGGTGACATCGTCGTGGTTGCCGTTCAGCGTGCACTGCCTAACGGTGGCGTGGGCAAGAAGGCGGTCGTAAAGGGTGTTGTTGTTCGCACGCGGAAGCCATACCGACGCGTTGATGGCAGCTACATTCGGTTTGACGCCAATGCGATCGTGCTGGTTGACAACGATAACAATCCACGTGGTACGCGCATTTTCGGGGCTGTCGCCCGTGAGCTGCGCGATCAACGATTTATGAAGATTATCAGCCTGGCTTCGGAAGTTGTCTAA
- the rpmC gene encoding 50S ribosomal protein L29, whose translation MAVDQLENLALDCAKEEFGYRFGSHDDAKKKVGLRSSLRRQIARILTVIAEKQNAASGT comes from the coding sequence ATGGCGGTTGATCAACTGGAGAACCTGGCACTCGATTGTGCAAAGGAAGAGTTCGGTTACCGATTCGGTTCGCACGATGACGCCAAGAAGAAGGTTGGCCTCCGGTCATCCCTTCGTCGTCAGATTGCCCGTATTCTGACGGTGATCGCCGAGAAGCAGAATGCTGCTTCGGGTACTTGA
- the rpsQ gene encoding 30S ribosomal protein S17, whose protein sequence is MRRRLVGVVASDRCDKTRRVEVRRVYRHAKYQKTVTGTTVCHAHDEGNVSKVGDVVEIIESRPMSRLKRWCVVSVVTSARKADSAIPYNDAPATESAQS, encoded by the coding sequence ATGAGAAGGCGACTCGTTGGTGTTGTGGCTTCTGACCGTTGTGACAAGACACGAAGGGTCGAAGTTCGTCGTGTGTACCGTCACGCCAAGTATCAGAAGACGGTGACCGGAACGACCGTCTGCCACGCTCATGATGAAGGAAATGTCTCCAAGGTAGGCGATGTGGTCGAGATCATTGAAAGCCGACCGATGTCACGGCTCAAAAGATGGTGTGTCGTCAGCGTCGTGACCAGCGCAAGGAAGGCTGACTCGGCAATTCCTTACAACGACGCTCCTGCCACCGAATCGGCGCAGTCCTGA
- the rplE gene encoding 50S ribosomal protein L5, whose protein sequence is MSRLLEKYKTTILPGLKTALGRENVHSIPRITKVVVSMGLGKALADRKRIDEAVDHLKTIVGQKPQVTKSRIAVSGFRLREGVDVGCKVTLRGARMYDFIDRLITLALPRVRDFRGVRATGFDGNGNFSMGLNEQTVFPEIDPDRVTYVQGMNIAIVTTASSDAEALLLLREIGIPFAKEQVA, encoded by the coding sequence ATGTCACGGTTGCTTGAAAAGTATAAGACGACGATCCTTCCCGGTCTGAAGACAGCCCTGGGTCGCGAGAACGTACACTCAATTCCACGGATCACCAAAGTGGTGGTCAGCATGGGTTTGGGGAAGGCGCTTGCCGATCGCAAGCGGATCGATGAGGCCGTCGACCATTTGAAGACGATCGTTGGTCAGAAGCCACAGGTTACGAAGTCTCGCATCGCCGTTTCAGGTTTTCGGTTGCGTGAAGGTGTGGATGTGGGTTGTAAAGTGACGCTGCGTGGCGCACGGATGTACGACTTCATCGATCGCCTGATCACCCTGGCGTTGCCACGAGTCCGCGACTTCCGTGGTGTTCGGGCCACGGGCTTCGACGGAAACGGCAATTTCAGCATGGGGCTGAATGAGCAGACAGTGTTTCCGGAAATCGATCCTGATCGCGTGACCTACGTACAAGGGATGAATATCGCGATCGTGACAACGGCGAGCAGTGATGCTGAAGCCTTGCTGTTGCTGCGGGAAATCGGTATTCCATTCGCTAAAGAACAAGTCGCCTGA
- the rplF gene encoding 50S ribosomal protein L6: MSRVGKKPIPIPQGVTFAFKDGVATASKGNRTLTVPVDNRISLKVNDGNTVVVERINDNRESRALHGLTRALVNNMVVGLVQPWEVKLEIVGVGYQAALKNNVISLQVGFANNIELKVPEGVSCELPDNTHVVIKSADKHAAGQFAANIRAVRPPEPYKGKGIRYAGEHVRRKAGKAFGS, encoded by the coding sequence ATGTCGCGAGTAGGTAAAAAACCGATTCCAATTCCGCAAGGGGTTACGTTCGCTTTCAAAGACGGTGTCGCAACCGCCTCGAAAGGGAATCGCACGCTGACTGTTCCTGTCGACAACCGGATCAGCCTGAAGGTGAACGATGGGAACACTGTTGTTGTTGAGCGAATCAACGATAACCGTGAGAGTCGCGCACTGCACGGACTGACGCGAGCCCTGGTCAACAACATGGTCGTTGGTCTGGTTCAGCCGTGGGAAGTCAAGCTTGAGATCGTCGGCGTCGGCTATCAAGCCGCTCTGAAGAACAATGTTATTTCGCTGCAGGTCGGTTTTGCGAACAACATCGAGTTGAAAGTTCCCGAAGGTGTTTCGTGTGAGCTTCCTGACAACACCCACGTGGTGATCAAGAGCGCCGACAAGCACGCTGCTGGACAGTTCGCGGCGAACATTCGCGCTGTGCGTCCGCCTGAACCTTATAAAGGTAAGGGCATTCGGTACGCGGGCGAACATGTTCGTCGTAAGGCCGGTAAAGCGTTCGGTAGCTAA